A part of Primulina eburnea isolate SZY01 chromosome 10, ASM2296580v1, whole genome shotgun sequence genomic DNA contains:
- the LOC140803376 gene encoding putative late blight resistance protein homolog R1C-3, translated as MRKAAYEAQDFMDSYQCSVSTIDDDGSTEEANLNLDRDLAMASERIGFIREETMMMNNSDTAKDLRSVSYSFPVDRSSTVQATPKKRVVGFDDDLLVIKERLYEDSANLQIIPVVGMGGIGKTTLARKAYDDSVLSQYFDKCAWITVSQEYQRREVLSGLLKSLKNEQSNENEAELAKLVYQSLFGRRYLIVIDDIWSTQAWDDFKMTFPDDGSGSRILLTTRLLDVASHARSSDAPVHQMKCLNNDRSWELLQESVFEQQSCPLQLVEVGKKIAENCGGLPLTIVVVAGLLLSSGNVMREEVWENVSENISSKEPTIALQCSKILCFSYDRLPLRLKPCFLYIAAFPEDSEIDVSKLIKLWVAEGFLKSNHQSKCLEDAGERYLEDLVNRSLLLVSKKGPDGKLETVGIHDMLREICITKAEEEGFLYHVSSKTNSGTEFVENPYRRLRIHCTKDFQEWKILDSSVRSVLLFSERYLSPRIDLRSRHVGVLDAPQVTWPILSHVISKFVNLRYFAFKLDHACPDGFPVSISKHPNLETIVVDNLDVTRFRNFWQVPYEMLKMPKLRHLIWNKDLQLSHPSDTRIVHESDLQTIEKVADFIFTEEIIEILVNLKKLAVEYFMNDHDWDYYNLENLCHLQSLEDLQISTSFWPCLSMWNHAFPIGLKKLSLHRIHFPWENMTIIGSLPNLQVLQMTRMAVHKVSKWVMMEGQFLQLKYFRSSLDSLLKWELEKEHFPCLESLILEGAKLINEIPSGIGEIDTLQYIELQYCKKSLVISAQQMQKHQH; from the coding sequence ATGAGAAAAGCTGCATATGAAGCTCAAGATTTCATGGATTCGTATCAGTGTTCGGTGTCAACTATTGATGATGATGGGAGTACTGAAGAGGCTAATTTGAACTTGGATCGAGACTTAGCCATGGCGTCTGAAAGGATTGGTTTTATTCGGGAAGAGACGATGATGATGAACAACAGTGACACAGCAAAAGATCTCCGATCGGTATCTTATTCTTTTCCTGTTGATCGTTCATCCACGGTCCAAGCCACTCCCAAAAAAAGGGTAGTGGGATTTGATGATGACTTGCTCGTAATCAAAGAACGGTTATACGAAGACTCTGCTAACCTCCAAATTATCCCAGTTGTTGGGATGGGGGGAATCGGGAAGACGACTCTGGCTAGAAAAGCATACGACGATTCAGTCCTTTCTCAATACTTCGACAAATGCGCATGGATCACAGTGTCACAAGAGTATCAAAGGAGAGAGGTTCTTTCAGGGCTTTTGAAGTCCCTCAAGAATGAACAATCTAATGAGAACGAAGCAGAACTGGCAAAACTAGTGTATCAAAGTCTCTTTGGCAGGCGATATCTTATTGTGATTGATGATATATGGAGTACCCAGGCATGGGATGATTTCAAGATGACATTCCCGGATGATGGTAGTGGAAGTCGAATCTTGTTAACCACCAGGCTATTAGATGTGGCTTCTCATGCGAGATCTTCAGATGCTCCTGTTCACCAAATGAAATGTTTAAATAATGATCGAAGTTGGGAATTACTTCAAGAAAGTGTTTTTGAACAACAATCTTGTCCTCTCCAACTGGTGGAAGTCGGGAAGAAGATCGCGGAAAATTGTGGGGGACTTCCCCTCACCATCGTGGTGGTTGCAGGACTACTCCTTTCTTCAGGCAACGTGATGAGAGAAGAAGTGTGGGAAAATGTTTCGGAAAATATAAGTTCTAAAGAGCCTACAATTGCCCTTCAGTGCTCAAAGATACTGTGTTTTAGTTATGATCGGTTACCTCTTCGGCTAAAACCATGCTTCCTCTACATAGCAGCTTTTCCTGAAGATTCTGAAATTGATGTTTCTAAGCTGATCAAGTTGTGGGTTGCTGAGGGATTTTTGAAATCAAATCATCAGTCGAAGTGCTTGGAAGATGCGGGGGAACGTTATTTGGAGGATCTGGTGAACAGAAGTTTGCTCTTAGTGAGCAAGAAAGGGCCTGACGGGAAACTCGAAACTGTTGGAATCCATGATATGTTGAGGGAGATTTGCATAACAAAAGCTGAAGAAGAGGGGTTTCTTTATCATGTGTCATCCAAAACCAATTCCGGAACAGAATTTGTAGAGAATCCATATCGCCGCCTAAGAATTCATTGCACGAAGGATTTTCAAGAATGGAAAATCCTAGATTCGAGCGTGCGTTCGGTTCTACTTTTCTCCGAGAGATATCTGAGTCCAAGAATAGATCTAAGGTCTAGGCACGTCGGTGTCTTGGATGCACCCCAAGTAACTTGGCCGATATTGTCACATGTAATCTCTAAATTCGTTAATTTAAGGTACTTTGCTTTCAAGTTAGATCATGCATGTCCCGATGGATTTCCAGTCTCAATATCGAAACATCCCAATCTCGAAACTATAGTTGTTGATAATCTAGATGTCACCAGATTCCGAAACTTCTGGCAAGTACCATATGAAATGTTAAAGATGCCGAAGTTAAGGCATCTGATCTGGAACAAAGATTTGCAATTATCCCATCCCTCTGATACAAGAATTGTTCATGAAAGTGATCTACAAACAATTGAGAAAGTGGCTGATTTCATATTTACCGAAGAGATCATCGAAATACTTGTGAATCTGAAGAAATTGGCTGTtgaatattttatgaatgatcaTGATTGGGATTATTATAATCTCGAAAACCTTTGCCATTTACAAAGCCTCGAGGACTTGCAAATCTCAACGAGCTTCTGGCCTTGTCTCTCAATGTGGAACCATGCTTTTCCAATCGGTCTAAAGAAGTTATCTCTCCATAGAATTCATTTCCCTTGGGAAAATATGACCATAATTGGGTCGCTTCCGAATCTTCAAGTACTCCAGATGACAAGGATGGCAGTCCATAAAGTTTCAAAGTGGGTGATGATGGAAGGTCAATTTCTTCAACTCAAGTACTTCCGTTCTTCCTTGGATTCTCTGTTGAAGTGGGAACTGGAAAAAGAGCATTTCCCATGCCTTGAAAGCTTGATTCTTGAGGGTGCCAAGCTGATTAATGAGATTCCTAGTGGTATAGGAGAAATAGATACACTTCAATATATTGAGTTGCAGTACTGTAAAAAATCATTGGTAATCTCCGCGCAGCAAATGCAAAAGCATCAACATTAA
- the LOC140803377 gene encoding putative late blight resistance protein homolog R1A-10 isoform X2: MNLYRAPPFLSPPMAAAYASLLSVARSLREILKLEKYIDPLHREKNVSLKEKVDFIVAFLEDFSDKYHERLGREGNGIIKAAYEAQDFMDSYHCSVSTIDDDGISEESDLNLDRDLTMASERIGFIWEETMKMNNGDTEKDRRSVSYSFPVDRSSTVQATARKVVVGFDDDLLAIKERLYEDSAKLQIIPVVGMGGIGKTTLARKAYDDSILSQYFDKCAWITVSQEYQRREVLSRLLKSLENEQSNENEAELAKLVYQSLFGRRYLIVIDDIWSTKAWDDFKMAFPDDGSGSRILLTTRLLDVASHARSSDAPVHQMNGLNNDQSWKLLQESVFEQQSCPLELVEVGKKIAENCKGLPLTIVVVAGLILSSGNVMREEVWENVSENISSKEPTIALQCSKILCFSYDWLPLPLKPCFLYIAAFPEDSEIDVSKLIKLWVAEGFLKPNHQSKCLEDVGERYLEDLVSRNLLLVSKKGPDGKLETVGIHDMLREICITKAEEEGLLYHVSSKTNSGTEFVENPYRRLRIHCTKDFHEWKILDSSVRSVLLFFEFEKYKRPRIDLRSRHVGVLDASQVTWPKLPHVISTFVNLRYLRIRKVLQSTI; the protein is encoded by the exons CTTGAGAAGTATATCGATCCTCTTCACAGAGAAAAAAATGTTTCTCTCAAGGAAAAAGTAGATTTCATCGTTGCTTTCCTTGAAGATTTTTCAGATAAGTATCACGAAAGACTTGGTCGTGAGGGAAATGGGATTATAAAAGCTGCATATGAAGCTCAAGATTTCATGGATTCGTATCATTGTTCGGTGTCAACTATTGATGATGATGGGATTTCTGAAGAGTCTGATTTGAACTTGGATCGAGACTTAACCATGGCGTCTGAAAGGATTGGTTTTATTTGGGAAGAGACGATGAAGATGAACAACGGTGACACGGAAAAAGATAGGCGATCCGTATCTTATTCTTTTCCTGTTGATCGTTCATCCACGGTCCAAGCCACTGCCAGAAAAGTGGTAGTGGGATTTGATGATGACTTGCTCGCTATCAAAGAACGGTTATACGAAGACTCTGCTAAACTCCAAATTATCCCAGTTGTTGGGATGGGGGGAATTGGGAAGACGACTCTGGCTAGAAAAGCATACGACGATTCAATCCTTTCTCAATATTTTGACAAATGTGCATGGATCACAGTGTCGCAAGAGTATCAAAGGAGAGAGGTTCTTTCAAGGCTTTTGAAGTCCCTCGAGAATGAACAATCTAATGAGAACGAAGCAGAACTGGCAAAACTAGTGTATCAAAGTCTCTTTGGCAGGCGATATCTCATTGTGATTGATGATATATGGAGTACCAAGGCATGGGATGATTTCAAGATGGCATTCCCAGATGATGGTAGTGGAAGTCGAATCTTGTTAACCACCAGGCTATTAGATGTGGCTTCTCATGCAAGATCTTCAGATGCTCCTGTTCACCAAATGAACGGTTTAAATAATGATCAAAGTTGGAAATTACTTCAAGAAAGTGTTTTCGAACAACAGTCTTGTCCTCTCGAACTGGTGGAAGTCGGGAAGAAGATTGCGGAAAATTGTAAGGGACTCCCACTCACCATCGTGGTGGTGGCAGGACTAATCCTTTCTTCAGGCAACGTGATGAGAGAAGAAGTGTGGGAAAATGTTTCGGAAAATATAAGTTCTAAAGAGCCAACAATTGCCCTTCAGTGCTCAAAGATACTGTGTTTTAGTTATGATTGGTTACCTCTTCCACTAAAACCATGCTTCCTCTACATAGCAGCTTTTCCTGAAGATTCTGAAATTGACGTTTCTAAGCTAATCAAGTTGTGGGTTGCTGAGGGATTTTTGAAACCAAATCATCAGTCGAAGTGCTTGGAAGATGTGGGGGAACGTTATTTGGAGGATCTGGTGAGCAGAAATTTGCTCTTGGTGAGCAAGAAAGGGCCTGACGGGAAACTCGAAACTGTTGGAATCCATGATATGTTGAGGGAGATTTGCATAACAAAAGCTGAAGAAGAGGGGCTTCTTTATCATGTGTCATCCAAAACCAATTCCGGAACAGAATTTGTAGAGAATCCATATCGCCGCCTCAGAATTCATTGCACGAAGGATTTTCATGAATGGAAAATCCTAGATTCGAGCGTGCGTTCGGTTCTACTTTTCTTCGAATTCGAGAAATATAAGAGGCCAAGAATAGATCTAAGGTCTAGGCACGTCGGTGTCTTGGATGCATCCCAAGTAACTTGGCCGAAATTGCCACATGTAATCTCTACATTCGTCAATTTAAG ATATCTTCGGATTCGAAAAGTTTTGCAAAGTACCATATGA
- the LOC140803377 gene encoding putative late blight resistance protein homolog R1A-10 isoform X1, protein MNLYRAPPFLSPPMAAAYASLLSVARSLREILKLEKYIDPLHREKNVSLKEKVDFIVAFLEDFSDKYHERLGREGNGIIKAAYEAQDFMDSYHCSVSTIDDDGISEESDLNLDRDLTMASERIGFIWEETMKMNNGDTEKDRRSVSYSFPVDRSSTVQATARKVVVGFDDDLLAIKERLYEDSAKLQIIPVVGMGGIGKTTLARKAYDDSILSQYFDKCAWITVSQEYQRREVLSRLLKSLENEQSNENEAELAKLVYQSLFGRRYLIVIDDIWSTKAWDDFKMAFPDDGSGSRILLTTRLLDVASHARSSDAPVHQMNGLNNDQSWKLLQESVFEQQSCPLELVEVGKKIAENCKGLPLTIVVVAGLILSSGNVMREEVWENVSENISSKEPTIALQCSKILCFSYDWLPLPLKPCFLYIAAFPEDSEIDVSKLIKLWVAEGFLKPNHQSKCLEDVGERYLEDLVSRNLLLVSKKGPDGKLETVGIHDMLREICITKAEEEGLLYHVSSKTNSGTEFVENPYRRLRIHCTKDFHEWKILDSSVRSVLLFFEFEKYKRPRIDLRSRHVGVLDASQVTWPKLPHVISTFVNLSCLCRYLRIRKVLQSTI, encoded by the exons CTTGAGAAGTATATCGATCCTCTTCACAGAGAAAAAAATGTTTCTCTCAAGGAAAAAGTAGATTTCATCGTTGCTTTCCTTGAAGATTTTTCAGATAAGTATCACGAAAGACTTGGTCGTGAGGGAAATGGGATTATAAAAGCTGCATATGAAGCTCAAGATTTCATGGATTCGTATCATTGTTCGGTGTCAACTATTGATGATGATGGGATTTCTGAAGAGTCTGATTTGAACTTGGATCGAGACTTAACCATGGCGTCTGAAAGGATTGGTTTTATTTGGGAAGAGACGATGAAGATGAACAACGGTGACACGGAAAAAGATAGGCGATCCGTATCTTATTCTTTTCCTGTTGATCGTTCATCCACGGTCCAAGCCACTGCCAGAAAAGTGGTAGTGGGATTTGATGATGACTTGCTCGCTATCAAAGAACGGTTATACGAAGACTCTGCTAAACTCCAAATTATCCCAGTTGTTGGGATGGGGGGAATTGGGAAGACGACTCTGGCTAGAAAAGCATACGACGATTCAATCCTTTCTCAATATTTTGACAAATGTGCATGGATCACAGTGTCGCAAGAGTATCAAAGGAGAGAGGTTCTTTCAAGGCTTTTGAAGTCCCTCGAGAATGAACAATCTAATGAGAACGAAGCAGAACTGGCAAAACTAGTGTATCAAAGTCTCTTTGGCAGGCGATATCTCATTGTGATTGATGATATATGGAGTACCAAGGCATGGGATGATTTCAAGATGGCATTCCCAGATGATGGTAGTGGAAGTCGAATCTTGTTAACCACCAGGCTATTAGATGTGGCTTCTCATGCAAGATCTTCAGATGCTCCTGTTCACCAAATGAACGGTTTAAATAATGATCAAAGTTGGAAATTACTTCAAGAAAGTGTTTTCGAACAACAGTCTTGTCCTCTCGAACTGGTGGAAGTCGGGAAGAAGATTGCGGAAAATTGTAAGGGACTCCCACTCACCATCGTGGTGGTGGCAGGACTAATCCTTTCTTCAGGCAACGTGATGAGAGAAGAAGTGTGGGAAAATGTTTCGGAAAATATAAGTTCTAAAGAGCCAACAATTGCCCTTCAGTGCTCAAAGATACTGTGTTTTAGTTATGATTGGTTACCTCTTCCACTAAAACCATGCTTCCTCTACATAGCAGCTTTTCCTGAAGATTCTGAAATTGACGTTTCTAAGCTAATCAAGTTGTGGGTTGCTGAGGGATTTTTGAAACCAAATCATCAGTCGAAGTGCTTGGAAGATGTGGGGGAACGTTATTTGGAGGATCTGGTGAGCAGAAATTTGCTCTTGGTGAGCAAGAAAGGGCCTGACGGGAAACTCGAAACTGTTGGAATCCATGATATGTTGAGGGAGATTTGCATAACAAAAGCTGAAGAAGAGGGGCTTCTTTATCATGTGTCATCCAAAACCAATTCCGGAACAGAATTTGTAGAGAATCCATATCGCCGCCTCAGAATTCATTGCACGAAGGATTTTCATGAATGGAAAATCCTAGATTCGAGCGTGCGTTCGGTTCTACTTTTCTTCGAATTCGAGAAATATAAGAGGCCAAGAATAGATCTAAGGTCTAGGCACGTCGGTGTCTTGGATGCATCCCAAGTAACTTGGCCGAAATTGCCACATGTAATCTCTACATTCGTCAATTTAAG TTGTTTATGTAGATATCTTCGGATTCGAAAAGTTTTGCAAAGTACCATATGA